A section of the Hemitrygon akajei chromosome 8, sHemAka1.3, whole genome shotgun sequence genome encodes:
- the LOC140732294 gene encoding uncharacterized protein → MGNKGEDIAIVGIGCNFPGGEGIDNFWKVLLEGRNCVDDIPANRFDTKFWHDTDDNKAGKMITKRASLIEGFNEFDHKLFNISQTEANSMDPQQKLLLECTYKVFENAGMPMENISGSKTGVFIGLMNRDFEGISNRAANKITHYNGTGSAMSIAANRISFAFNLTGPSLAIDTACSSSLVALHYAAQAIKQGDCEMAVCGGVSCIIEPRINVALSKARMISPDGMSKPFSNKANGYGRGEGCGILLLKPFAKAQKDHDHIWGVIVRSAINQDGRTVTPITRPSQKQQEELLRSIYPRSVDPSQIQYVEAHGTGTPAGDPTEAASISSVIAQSRHSDFPPLTMGSVKGNIGHTESAAGAAGLIKVLLMMHHGKIVPSLHYSKENSSINTKDLNLHIPTTVINWEGNGEKGKMAGINSFGFGGTNAHVVVRHFKQDSDQNSVQKPFEIFVLSAVSQNSVRMMIKDTSNQIRESDDVILHNLVYTSACRRSHKNYRFRKAFIASSLGHLQQQLRSAVDSEVAQTKADVKLIFVFCGNGVLYQGMCKRLLQIEPRFRAQINEIDRMLQQYTDISLMELIENDCDDFTKPDVAQPILFGIQVAIVTLLKFWGIEPDIVIGHSVGEVAAVYCAGILSLQDAVKVLYHRSALQSTVTGGKMLVVSNLPVKKVSDKLDSYSGRLCIAAFNSPSSCTVSGDADAIDRLHTDLQSSFGDKNVFLRFLDVPAAYHSHLMEPILNRVAESITNLEKHETKIKVISTVTGKLVAGDDCVTGKYWSRNIEKPVLFEQAIRAAVAEVKDAVFIEIGPRRALQRYIKDIVGNGAQVFPAVQPQRDYETLLSVLSGLFQMGYNPNWQNIFEECEIVPTLYPCYKFDHTNLSINFEDFRQGDLKVSSIVHPLLSSSNKDGKEYDYNLTLTKAPYLLEHKNNGVPILPGSMHVELALASTLASIKPKIPLRFCQLSITFLNPCIVQPNSTELKVQLNRKDKVIEFTVMASAVSYAKGEVHQNMESIVEKNILSIDHILQRTNERIKAENIYDAISKLGFQYSSVFRNLGDVFCSDELQEAITYVKVPEELIPQMHEFCIHPVILDYYMQTAAILAMKMSNLRAGFPTSIGSLVVCQPMQQEMIIYMRTCKNTAEFYEVSGAFTDRKGTVIAELKNVRITFLGQGNSTGFNEISYENSWEEIDHFAKEVDSRSTPKSLVFADNIGIAKGLQKHLHKQSFYVPYQDPETLMDREVTQILRQYNVTDLNSFDEVLFLWGMKNITNQNSKAVVDHVSTCCEVYRQILLLVQGKKSSKSVRTITYRTSENAVDQITAGFALWGMTRSCLVELQEIAFQLIDIGSANEADIAVLANVISLPHNYPEVMIRLGKIHISCVKRAATINSDNIFSIVPYTGYKNLAFQTMNPYKVVDFHAKPQGWKMMEPVKQTVYVKIDAMCIHSSDYFPVSVSAMNFGQTLYWNTTATKGHELIALDFSGTVTAVSKDVKSCKVGDHVVMCYPVAAFSTVSLPASVCFKTSKVPFLKQTPCVSYFIIAWEILHNSLRHLKRHKCLSIFSSSPESCLSKVLSLTAESLGWKVQVQTEPSDFSQAYPHSDALLFLPPVKAALVTRIVNNSSAGYVVVLFDNNQAFETCENILGYEKENVQIHFLKVTNILKKCYLKKSADDVYKWMRSLRLQRKRLDFPRISFHSVTCAVGERGEDSYFTCKAVSVVDLNTNDKISEIPVYHSHKQLFHRDAAYIVTGGLSGLGFETVNFIAKHGGGYVIILSRSIPTAE, encoded by the exons GTCTCATGAATCGTGATTTTGAAGGGATTTCAAACAGAGCCGCCAACAAAATCACCCATTATAATGGGACAGGGTCAGCAATGAGTATTGCGGCAAATAGGATTTCTTTTGCTTTCAACCTTACTGGACCATCACTGGCTATTGATACAGCGTGCTCTTCATCGCTTGTTGCTTTACATTATGCTGCTCAGGCCATCAAGCAAG GTGATTGTGAGATGGCAGTTTGTGGGGGTGTGAGCTGTATTATTGAGCCGAGAATCAATGTAGCACTCAGCAAAGCAAGGATGATATCTCCAGATGGAATGAGCAAACCATTTTCCAACAAAGCCAATGGGTATGGAAGAGGCGAAGGTTGTGGCATTTTGCTGTTAAAGCCGTTCGCAAAG GCTCAGAAGGACCACGACCATATTTGGGGTGTAATAGTCCGTAGTGCAATCAACCAGGATGGCAGAACAGTCACACCTATCACCAGACCCTCCCAAAAGCAGCAAGAAGAATTACTGAGGAGCATTTACCCCAGAAGTGTTGACCCTTCACAGATTCAGTACGTGGAGGCTCATGGAACCGGAACACCAGCTGGTGATCCGACTGAAGCAGCCAGCATATCAAGTGTTATTGCACAATCCAGACACTCAGATTTCCCTCCACTTACAATGGGGTCAGTCAAAGGAAACATTGGTCACACAGAATCAGCCGCAGGAGCTGCAGGTTTAATTAAAGTTCTCCTCATGATGCATCATGGAAAGATTGTACCATCACTCCACTACTCCAAGGAGAACTCGAGCATCAATACAAAAGATTTGAACCTACATATTCCAACAACTGTGATAAACTGGGAAGGAAacggggagaaagggaagatggcAGGGATCAATTCATTTGGATTTGGAGGGACAAATGCTCATGTAGTTGTAAGGCATTTCAAACAAGATTCTGATCAAAACTCTGTACAAAAACCATTTGAAATATTTGTGCTTTCCGCTGTCTCCCAGAATTCAGTTAGAATGATGATAAAGGATACAAGTAACCAAATAAGGGAAAGTGACGATGTAATTCTTCACAACCTGGTGTACACATCTGCATGTAGAAGAAGCCATAAGAATTACAGATTCAGGAAGGCATTTATTGCTTCTTCCCTTGGGCATCTCCAACAACAGCTTAGATCAGCTGTAGATAGTGAAGTGGCTCAGACCAAAGCTGATGTTAAATTGATATTTGTGTTTTGTGGCAACGGTGTTTTATATCAAGGTATGTGCAAACGGCTTCTACAAATAGAACCGAGGTTCAGGGCACAGATCAATGAGATAGACAGGATGCTCCAACAATACACAGACATCAGCTTAATGGAGTTAATTGAGAATGACTGTGATGACTTCACAAAACCAGATGTAGCACAGCCAATACTCTTTGGCATCCAAGTAGCAATAGTGACTCTTCTGAAGTTTTGGGGAATTGAGCCTGACATTGTCATTGGACACTCAGTTGGGGAAGTAGCTGCAGTATATTGTGCTGGAATACTTTCATTACAAGATGCTGTAAAGGTGCTTTACCACAGAAGTGCTttacaatcaacagtaacaggagGGAAAATGTTGGTGGTTAGTAATTTGCCTGTGAAAAAAGTGTCAGATAAGCTTGATTCCTATTCAGGGAGACTCTGCATTGCTGCATTCAATAGTCCCTCATCATGCACAGTGTCAGGAGATGCCGATGCAATAGACAGATTGCATACAGATTTACAGAGTTCATTTGGTGACAAAAATGTATTCCTTCGCTTTCTGGATGTCCCTGCAGCATATCACAGTCATTTGATGGAACCAATATTAAACCGAGTGGCAGAGAGTATCACTAACTTAGAGAAACACGAAACAAAGATTAAAGTAATTTCCACTGTTACTggaaaattggttgcaggagATGACTGTGTGACAGGGAAGTATTGgtccagaaacatagaaaaacctgtTCTTTTTGAACAAGCCATTAGAGCTGCTGTTGCAGAGGTAAAAGATGCTGTGTTTATTGAAATAGGACCTAGAAGGGCCTTACAGCGATACATCAAAGACATTGTAGGAAATGGGGCTCAGGTTTTCCCTGCAGTGCAGCCACAAAGAGATTATGAAACCCTGCTTTCAGTTTTGTCAGGGCTTTTCCAAATGGGTTACAATCCTAATTGGCAAAATATCTTTGAGGAATGTGAGATAGTTCCCACATTGTATCCGTGTTATAAGTTTGATCATACTAACCTTAGCATTAATTTTGAAGATTTCAGACAAGGTGACCTCAAAGTTTCATCTATAGTTCATCCTCTTCTCAGTAGTTCAAACAAAGATGGCAAGGAGTATGACTACAACCTCACACTAACAAAAGCACCGTACCTGTTGGAGCACAAGAACAACGGAGTGCCAATATTACCCGGCTCCATGCACGTTGAGCTTGCCTTAGCATCTACCTTGGCAAGTATTAAACCAAAGATACCCCTCAGGTTTTGCCAATTGAGTATTACTTTCTTGAATCCCTGTATTGTGCAGCCAAACTCAACAGAGCTCAAGGTTCAACTTAACAGGAAAGACAAAGTGATTGAATTTACTGTTATGGCATCAGCTGTTTCTTATGCAAAAGGAGAAGTTCAccaaaacatggaaagcattgtTGAAAAAAATATTCTTTCAATTGACCATATTTTGCAAAGAACCAATGAAAGGATAAAGGCAGAAAATATCTATGATGCTATCTCAAAATTAGGCTTCCAGTATTCTTCAGTCTTCAGAAACCTTGGAGATGTGTTCTGCTCAGATGAACTACAGGAAGCTATAACATATGTTAAAGTACCTGAAGAACTCATCCCACAGATGCATGAGTTTTGCATTCATCCGGTTATCTTAGATTACTACATGCAAACGGCTGCTATTCTGGCAATGAAAATGTCAAATCTGAGGGCTGGGTTTCCAACTTCTATTGGGAGTTTGGTGGTATGTCAACCAATGCAACAGGAAATGATAATATACATGAGGACCTGTAAAAACACTGCAGAATTTTATGAAGTTTCTGGGGCATTTACAGATAGAAAGGGCACAGTAATTGCTGAATTAAAAAATGTCAGAATTACATTCCTTGGGCAAGGAAATTCTACAGGATTTAATGAAATTTCCTATGAAAATTCTTGGGAGGAAATCGATCACTTTGCCAAAGAAGTAGACAGTCGGTCTACACCAAAATCATTAGTATTTGCCGATAACATTGGGATTGCTAAAGGTCTGCAAAAGCACCTGCATAAGCAGTCCTTTTACGTTCCTTACCAGGATCCAGAGACCTTGATGGATAGAGAAGTCACACAGATTTTGCGACAGTACAATGTGACTGATTTGAACAGCTTTGATGAAGTGTTGTTCTTGTGGGGCATGAAAAACATAACTAACCAGAACAGTAAAGCAGTAGTGGACCATGTCAGCACCTGCTGTGAGGTCTATCGGCAAATACTTCTACTGGTCCAAGGAAAAAAATCCTCAAAGTCTGTTAGAACCATCACCTACAGGACATCTGAAAATGCAGTGGATCAAATCACTGCAGGTTTTGCCTTATGGGGAATGACCAGATCATGCCTTGTAGAACTTCAAGAGATTGCTTTTCAGCTGATAGACATTGGCTCTGCTAATGAGGCAGATATTGCAGTTTTAGCTAACGTAATCAGCCTGCCTCATAATTACCCTGAAGTAATGATTCGACTAGGAAAGATACATATTTCATGTGTCAAACGAGCAGCTACTATAAATTCTGACAATATTTTCAGCATTGTACCTTACACTGGTTATAAAAATTTGGCTTTCCAAACAATGAATCCTTACAAAGTTGTAGATTTTCATGCAAAACCACAAGGATGGAAAATGATGGAGCCTGTAAAACAAACAGTTTATGTTAAAATTGATGCAATGTGCATTCATTCTTCAGATTATTTTCCAGTCAGTGTCTCTGCTATGAACTTTGGACAGACATTGTACTGGAACACAACTGCAACTAAAGGACATGAGCTAATTGCTCTGGACTTCAGTGGTACAGTCACAGCAGTCAGCAAAGATGTGAAGTCCTGCAAAGTAGGAGATCATGTTGTTATGTGCTACCCGGTTGCTGCATTTTCAACGGTGAGTCTTCCTGCATCTGTTTGCTTCAAAACCAGTAAAGTTCCATTTCTGAAGCAGACACCCTGTGTCTCATACTTCATAATTGCCTGGGAAATACTCCATAACAGTTTACGTCATCTTAAGCGCCACAAGTGCTTGTCAATTTTCTCCTCCAGCCCAGAATCTTGTCTCAGTAAAGTGTTGTCTCTGACAGCTGAGTCACTGGGCTGGAAAGTACAGGTTCAAACAGAACCTAGTGACTTTTCACAAGCATATCCTCATTCCGATGCATTGCTTTTCCTGCCACCTGTTAAAGCAGCTCTAGTCACAAGGATTGTTAACAACTCTTCTGCTGGCTATGTTGTTGTTCTCTTTGACAACAACCAGGCATTTGAGACTTGTGAGAACATTCTTGGTTATGAAAAGGAAAATGTCCAAATTCATTTCTTGAAGGTAACTAACATACTGAAAAAGTGTTATCTGAAAAAATCTGCTGATGATGTTTATAAGTGGATGAGATCATTGCGGTTACAGAGGAAACGGCTTGATTTTCCAAGGATTAGTTTTCACTCAGTGACCTGTGCTGTAGGTGAACGTGGGGAAGACTCCTACTTCACCTGCAAAGCTGTCTCAGTTGTGGATCTGAATACAAATGATAAGATTTCAGAGATACCCGTGTACCACAGTCACAAACAACTTTTTCATAGAGATGCAGCATATATCGTGACAGGGGGACTTTCAGGACTTGGCTTTGAGACAGTAAATTTTATTGCCAAACATGGGGGAGGATATGTCATTATTTTGTCACGAAGCATTCCAACTGCTGAGTAG